One genomic segment of Thalassospiraceae bacterium LMO-SO8 includes these proteins:
- a CDS encoding Na/Pi symporter → MNLVLIGGAIGGIGLFLLGMRLMTDGLKLAAGGMLRDVLTRWTRTRARALWSGVLITGIVQSSSAVTVASIGFVNAGVLTLGQAMWVIFGSNVGTTMTGWVVALVGFDIKIEAFALPLLGIGMLLSLTGGSTRRGAFGDALAGFGVFFLGISTLKATFAGLGQAVDLGAFVSGGILNDVMFVAIGIVMTTLVQSSSAVIAIALTAAAGGILTVEAGASLVIGANVGTTTTAALAVLGATSNAKRVAVSHVVFNVLTGAVALLLLPVLLLIVEATEKTLTAGAGSTAALALFHTVFNVLGVVLMWPLASRLEAWLAARFVTAEEDEARPRHLDNTGLELPMLALDAIVLELRRVAAVAFVIARAALLDPTASADRLWRRRGIIDGLNDAIVTYVQKLSAAKNAQAVAEALPHPIRALMHLSGIADMGLAVAGRRAEIAGLPEDVKSQIIGYATLVAAQIDAAERLFVDGSGSSPSEDGTLPVYNRLKSTFLTAASRGDLSAGQAEIALDTLHDFKEMAHLIDRACKRIAAIRRAAAGGIESEAAPPAEPPEPPAPPVLSAGQGA, encoded by the coding sequence ATGAATCTGGTTCTCATCGGCGGTGCCATCGGGGGTATCGGCCTTTTCCTGCTCGGCATGCGCCTGATGACCGACGGCCTGAAACTCGCCGCGGGCGGCATGTTGCGCGACGTGCTGACGCGCTGGACGCGGACCCGGGCGCGCGCCCTTTGGTCGGGCGTGCTGATCACCGGCATCGTGCAATCCTCAAGCGCCGTCACCGTGGCTTCCATCGGCTTCGTCAACGCGGGCGTGCTGACCCTGGGGCAGGCCATGTGGGTGATCTTCGGGTCCAACGTCGGCACCACCATGACCGGCTGGGTCGTCGCCCTGGTTGGGTTCGACATCAAGATCGAGGCCTTCGCCCTGCCGTTGCTCGGCATCGGCATGCTGCTGTCCCTGACCGGGGGCTCGACCCGGCGCGGCGCCTTTGGCGACGCGCTGGCCGGGTTCGGCGTGTTCTTCCTGGGCATTTCGACCCTGAAGGCGACCTTTGCCGGCCTGGGACAGGCCGTCGACCTGGGCGCCTTCGTGAGCGGCGGCATCCTCAACGACGTCATGTTCGTGGCGATCGGGATCGTCATGACGACCCTCGTCCAGTCGTCCAGCGCCGTGATCGCCATCGCTCTGACGGCGGCGGCCGGCGGGATCCTGACGGTGGAGGCGGGGGCGTCGCTGGTCATCGGCGCCAATGTCGGCACGACCACCACGGCGGCCCTGGCGGTGCTGGGGGCCACATCCAACGCCAAGCGCGTGGCCGTCAGCCATGTCGTGTTTAACGTCCTGACGGGGGCCGTGGCGCTGTTGTTGCTGCCGGTGCTGTTGTTGATCGTCGAGGCGACGGAAAAGACCCTGACGGCCGGTGCGGGCTCGACGGCGGCCTTGGCCCTGTTCCATACCGTTTTCAATGTGCTGGGTGTCGTGCTGATGTGGCCTTTGGCGTCGCGTCTGGAAGCCTGGCTGGCGGCTCGCTTCGTCACGGCCGAGGAAGACGAGGCCCGGCCCCGTCACCTGGACAACACGGGGCTTGAGCTTCCGATGTTGGCGCTGGACGCCATCGTGCTGGAACTGAGGCGCGTCGCGGCGGTTGCGTTCGTGATCGCGCGGGCGGCATTGCTTGACCCCACGGCGTCGGCAGACCGCCTGTGGCGGCGGCGCGGGATCATCGACGGCCTGAACGACGCCATCGTCACCTATGTGCAGAAGCTGAGCGCCGCCAAGAACGCCCAGGCCGTGGCCGAAGCGCTGCCGCATCCGATCCGCGCCCTGATGCATCTGTCCGGCATCGCCGACATGGGCTTGGCGGTGGCCGGCCGCCGGGCCGAGATCGCCGGCCTGCCCGAGGACGTGAAAAGCCAGATCATCGGTTATGCCACCCTCGTCGCGGCGCAGATCGATGCCGCCGAACGCCTTTTTGTCGATGGATCGGGCTCGTCTCCGTCCGAAGATGGGACACTTCCGGTCTATAATCGCCTGAAGAGCACGTTTCTCACCGCCGCATCACGCGGCGATCTGAGCGCCGGTCAAGCGGAGATCGCCTTGGACACCCTGCACGACTTCAAGGAAATGGCCCATCTGATCGACCGGGCCTGCAAGCGCATCGCCGCCATTCGGCGGGCCGCCGCGGGCGGCATTGAAAGTGAAGCCGCGCCGCCCGCCGAGCCACCCGAACCGCCCGCGCCACCCGTTTTGTCGGCGGGGCAGGGCGCATGA
- a CDS encoding Crp/Fnr family transcriptional regulator, which yields MTAASHWIDRAPGLDDLDPETRRQLEAVRPITIPKGQVLFRPGDEVTCFGVLIGGRVDVYLTGATGREILLYSITPGESCVQSTLGLLGENDYSAEAVAETDVEAVMIPKSLFLGLLGRSEAFRTFVFQSFAKRLQSVMQVLERVAFIRIEERLAAALLERADHDGVVRTTHQELATAIGSVREVVSRRLEALARKGFVSLDRGTIRVADRAGLAALIS from the coding sequence ATGACCGCCGCATCCCATTGGATTGACCGTGCGCCGGGGCTGGACGATCTGGATCCGGAAACGCGCCGACAGCTCGAGGCGGTCCGCCCGATCACCATCCCCAAGGGACAGGTGCTGTTCCGGCCCGGTGACGAGGTGACCTGTTTCGGGGTGCTGATCGGCGGCCGGGTCGATGTCTATCTGACCGGCGCGACGGGGCGTGAAATTCTGCTGTACAGCATCACGCCCGGTGAATCCTGCGTGCAGAGCACCCTGGGCCTGCTGGGCGAGAACGACTATTCCGCCGAAGCGGTCGCCGAGACGGATGTCGAGGCGGTGATGATCCCCAAATCCCTGTTCCTTGGTCTGCTGGGAAGGTCGGAAGCCTTTCGCACCTTCGTCTTTCAATCCTTCGCCAAACGCCTGCAATCGGTCATGCAGGTCCTGGAACGGGTTGCGTTCATCCGGATCGAGGAACGCCTGGCCGCGGCTTTGCTGGAGCGTGCCGATCACGACGGCGTGGTCCGCACGACCCATCAGGAACTGGCGACGGCAATCGGCTCCGTGCGCGAGGTGGTGTCGCGGCGTCTCGAGGCGCTGGCCAGAAAGGGGTTCGTGTCGCTGGACCGGGGCACGATCCGGGTTGCCGACCGCGCGGGGTTGGCGGCGCTGATTTCCTGA
- a CDS encoding DUF2892 domain-containing protein, whose amino-acid sequence MFKKNVGGIDRLLRVVVGVALLALFFLFPEEPWRMWTLIGVVPLATGLFSTCPAYSLFGISTCPVTKAQ is encoded by the coding sequence ATGTTCAAGAAAAATGTCGGCGGCATCGACCGTCTGTTGCGGGTCGTCGTGGGTGTTGCCCTTTTGGCCTTGTTCTTCCTGTTCCCGGAAGAACCCTGGCGCATGTGGACGCTGATCGGCGTCGTGCCCTTGGCGACGGGGTTGTTCTCGACCTGTCCGGCCTATTCCCTGTTCGGGATATCGACCTGTCCCGTGACGAAGGCCCAATAA
- a CDS encoding YeeE/YedE thiosulfate transporter family protein, with the protein MILSWKTGGILLGAVFFAAVLLVKPVGVSTQFVIFDGILWDAVDDSAVVTSKDAKSGYASPNAYLNKSGGKYAKNVANPWNYSFVFVLALMGGAAVSALLRGGVSREERAAPAVWRANFGDVAWKRQIAAFAAGFIVLYGARLAGGCTSGHMMSGMMQTAMSAYIFTAGVFLAAVPAAILIYRKEG; encoded by the coding sequence ATGATTCTATCCTGGAAAACCGGCGGCATTCTGTTGGGTGCCGTGTTCTTCGCCGCGGTCTTGCTGGTCAAGCCGGTCGGCGTATCGACCCAGTTCGTGATCTTCGACGGCATCTTGTGGGATGCCGTCGACGACAGCGCGGTGGTGACGTCCAAGGATGCCAAAAGCGGTTACGCCAGCCCCAACGCCTATTTGAACAAGTCGGGCGGCAAGTACGCCAAGAACGTGGCCAATCCCTGGAACTACAGCTTTGTGTTCGTGCTCGCCCTGATGGGTGGGGCGGCGGTGTCGGCCTTGCTGCGGGGCGGTGTGTCCCGCGAGGAACGCGCCGCACCGGCCGTGTGGCGCGCTAACTTCGGCGACGTGGCGTGGAAACGGCAGATCGCGGCCTTCGCCGCCGGGTTCATCGTGCTTTACGGCGCGCGGCTGGCCGGCGGGTGCACCTCCGGTCATATGATGAGCGGCATGATGCAGACCGCCATGTCGGCCTACATCTTCACGGCCGGTGTGTTCCTGGCCGCCGTGCCGGCGGCGATCCTGATCTACCGCAAGGAGGGTTGA
- a CDS encoding YeeE/YedE thiosulfate transporter family protein, giving the protein MTTLILAIVIGGAFGFVLDRIGATNPNVIIGMLRLSNLHLAKTIFLAIGAASVLLYAGLMLGIVDPGHLDVKDAYWGVFIGGLLLGLGFALSGYCPGTGLAAAATGRWDGVVFVLGGLVGAAAYMATYAWVKSTGALDHVLGGKATLGPLSGTSYPAMLDGISGEWVGLALGVAFIAVAALLPGRLRAGPPRAD; this is encoded by the coding sequence ATGACCACCCTGATTCTCGCCATCGTCATCGGCGGCGCCTTCGGCTTCGTGCTGGACCGTATCGGCGCGACCAACCCGAATGTCATCATCGGCATGCTGCGGCTGTCCAACCTGCACCTGGCGAAGACCATCTTTCTCGCCATCGGCGCGGCCTCGGTCCTGCTTTACGCAGGGCTGATGCTGGGGATCGTCGATCCCGGACATCTCGACGTCAAGGATGCCTATTGGGGCGTGTTCATCGGCGGTCTGCTGCTGGGGCTCGGCTTCGCCCTGTCCGGGTACTGCCCGGGCACCGGTCTTGCCGCCGCCGCCACGGGGCGCTGGGACGGCGTCGTGTTCGTGCTTGGCGGGCTGGTCGGCGCGGCCGCCTACATGGCGACCTACGCCTGGGTCAAATCGACCGGCGCGCTGGACCATGTGCTGGGCGGCAAGGCGACCCTGGGGCCGCTTTCCGGCACCAGTTACCCGGCCATGCTGGACGGTATATCCGGCGAATGGGTCGGTCTTGCCCTTGGCGTCGCCTTCATCGCCGTCGCGGCCCTGCTGCCTGGGCGCCTGCGCGCCGGCCCGCCACGGGCGGACTGA
- a CDS encoding peptidylprolyl isomerase, protein MKQAATGDTLRVHYTGTLDDGTTFDTSKDRAPMEVTLGGGQILPGVEAALAGMAEGDTKKVTLEPDDAFGDHNPDLVQTVARGTIPAEIPLEVGAVLEATNETGNPMHLVVLEFNDEDVTLDANHPLAGKALTFELTLVEFA, encoded by the coding sequence ATGAAGCAGGCAGCGACCGGGGATACCCTGCGTGTCCACTACACGGGAACCCTGGATGACGGCACGACCTTCGACACCTCGAAAGACCGCGCCCCCATGGAAGTCACCCTGGGCGGCGGCCAGATCCTCCCGGGGGTCGAGGCCGCCCTGGCCGGCATGGCCGAAGGCGATACGAAAAAAGTCACCCTGGAACCCGACGACGCCTTCGGCGACCACAACCCGGACCTGGTCCAAACCGTGGCGCGCGGGACCATTCCGGCGGAAATCCCCCTGGAAGTCGGCGCCGTCCTGGAAGCGACAAACGAGACGGGCAATCCGATGCATCTGGTCGTCCTCGAATTCAACGACGAGGACGTGACGCTGGACGCCAACCACCCTCTGGCAGGCAAGGCGCTGACGTTCGAACTGACCCTGGTCGAATTCGCCTAA
- a CDS encoding formyltransferase family protein, translated as MKHILLLADADELPGLTRIFWDAAPDARVQGVSTRDELEQATAAPADDLRLIAFCTDVIVPETVLGRLTGPAYNVHPGPPWVRGIYPSVFALYDGLDRFGATLHELTMKIDAGPIVAVDDAVITPAMDRLALETLARDLVTGLLTRMAPDLLMIDGPLPHLDAQWSGPAWSRKDFDALCHLPGDIDEAEFRRRLRAVGEGPNHALYFETFGRRFSLAPPARTGPVVKGGRPVES; from the coding sequence ATGAAACATATCCTGCTGCTGGCCGACGCCGACGAACTGCCGGGCCTGACCCGGATTTTCTGGGACGCGGCCCCGGATGCGCGGGTTCAGGGCGTCAGCACCCGCGACGAATTGGAGCAGGCGACGGCGGCCCCCGCCGATGATCTGCGCCTGATCGCCTTCTGCACGGACGTGATCGTGCCCGAGACGGTTCTGGGCCGCCTGACCGGCCCGGCCTACAACGTCCACCCCGGTCCGCCCTGGGTGCGCGGCATCTATCCTTCCGTGTTCGCGCTATATGACGGGCTGGACCGCTTCGGGGCGACCCTGCATGAACTGACCATGAAGATCGACGCCGGCCCCATCGTCGCCGTCGACGACGCCGTCATCACGCCCGCCATGGACCGCCTGGCGCTGGAAACCCTGGCCCGCGACCTGGTCACCGGATTGCTCACGCGCATGGCCCCGGACCTTCTGATGATCGACGGCCCTCTGCCCCATCTCGATGCCCAATGGTCGGGACCGGCCTGGTCGAGGAAGGATTTCGACGCCCTCTGCCACCTACCCGGCGATATCGACGAGGCCGAGTTCCGCCGCCGCCTGCGGGCGGTCGGCGAAGGCCCCAACCATGCGCTTTATTTCGAAACCTTCGGGCGCCGATTCTCCCTGGCCCCGCCGGCCCGGACCGGCCCCGTGGTCAAGGGCGGCCGGCCCGTTGAATCCTGA
- a CDS encoding MBL fold metallo-hydrolase, translating to MRAAVIPVTPLQQNCSLVWCETTLKAAFVDPGGEIDRLKAAVDEAGVTLEKILVTHGHLDHAGAVADLADEFGLPIEGPHPEDKFWIDQLPTQGREYGFGDLRAFTPDRWLHQGDTCTVGDQTFDVLHCPGHTPGHVVFFHAGERVAFVGDVLFQGSIGRSDFPRGDFDTLIKSIRENLFPLGDDVTFVPGHGPLSTFGHERESNPYVADRLFARNTG from the coding sequence ATGAGAGCCGCCGTCATTCCCGTCACCCCGTTGCAGCAGAACTGTTCCCTGGTGTGGTGCGAAACTACCCTGAAGGCGGCCTTTGTCGATCCGGGCGGCGAGATCGATCGCCTGAAGGCCGCTGTGGACGAAGCAGGCGTGACACTGGAGAAGATTCTGGTCACCCATGGCCATCTCGACCATGCGGGCGCCGTCGCCGATCTGGCCGATGAATTCGGTCTGCCCATCGAAGGCCCGCACCCGGAAGACAAGTTCTGGATCGACCAATTGCCGACCCAGGGCCGGGAATACGGGTTCGGCGATTTGCGGGCCTTCACGCCCGACCGCTGGCTGCACCAGGGCGACACCTGCACCGTCGGCGATCAGACCTTCGACGTGCTGCATTGCCCGGGGCACACGCCGGGCCATGTCGTGTTCTTTCATGCGGGCGAGCGCGTCGCCTTTGTCGGGGACGTGCTGTTCCAGGGTTCCATCGGGCGTTCCGACTTTCCGCGCGGCGATTTCGACACCCTGATCAAGTCCATCCGCGAGAATCTGTTCCCGCTTGGCGACGACGTCACCTTCGTGCCCGGCCACGGGCCGCTGTCGACCTTCGGGCACGAGCGGGAAAGCAATCCTTACGTCGCCGACCGCCTGTTCGCGCGGAACACCGGCTGA
- the rimO gene encoding 30S ribosomal protein S12 methylthiotransferase RimO, which translates to MAAPKVGLVSLGCPKALVDSERIMTRLRAEGYDLVDSYDGADLVIVNTCAFLETARDESLEAIGEAMAENGKVVVTGCLGVHENLIREIHPGVLAVTGPHQYESVMTAVHQALPPTHDPYVDLLPPQGIKLTPRHYAYLKISEGCNNKCTFCIIPSLRGPLASRPIGDVLKEAEGLAEAGVKEILVISQDTSAYGIDAKFPREEWRGKEYRTRFLDLCKGLSELGLWTRLHYVYPYPHVDEVIPMMAEGKILPYLDIPFQHASPNVLKAMRRPAHQERTLERIKGWRRDCPDLVLRSTFIVGFPGETEDDFDFLLDWLQEAELDRVGCFKYENVAGARAQALGDHLDEDEKQDRWERLMEVQQDISARRLARLVGRDLDVLIDEAGDAGGPAVGRCYADAPEIDGAVRVSGGKNLRPGDMVRVRITGADEYDLTGDVTSRG; encoded by the coding sequence ATGGCCGCCCCCAAGGTCGGCCTGGTCAGCCTCGGTTGTCCCAAGGCGCTGGTCGATTCCGAACGCATCATGACGCGCCTGCGCGCCGAAGGCTACGACCTGGTCGACAGCTACGACGGCGCCGATCTGGTCATCGTCAATACCTGCGCCTTCCTGGAAACGGCCCGCGACGAATCCCTGGAAGCCATCGGCGAGGCCATGGCGGAAAACGGCAAGGTCGTGGTCACCGGCTGCCTCGGCGTGCACGAGAACCTGATCCGCGAAATCCATCCGGGCGTGCTCGCCGTGACCGGCCCGCATCAGTATGAATCGGTGATGACCGCCGTCCACCAGGCGCTGCCGCCGACCCATGACCCTTACGTGGACCTGCTGCCGCCCCAGGGCATCAAGCTGACGCCGCGCCATTACGCCTATCTGAAGATTTCCGAGGGCTGCAACAACAAGTGCACCTTCTGCATCATCCCCAGCCTGCGCGGCCCGCTCGCCAGCCGTCCCATCGGTGACGTGCTGAAGGAAGCCGAAGGTTTGGCCGAGGCCGGGGTCAAGGAGATCCTGGTGATCTCCCAGGACACCAGCGCCTACGGCATCGACGCCAAGTTTCCCCGCGAGGAATGGCGCGGAAAGGAATACCGCACCCGCTTTCTCGATCTCTGCAAGGGCCTGTCGGAACTGGGTCTTTGGACCCGGCTTCACTACGTCTATCCCTATCCGCACGTCGACGAGGTCATCCCCATGATGGCCGAGGGCAAGATCCTGCCCTATCTGGACATCCCGTTTCAGCATGCCAGCCCGAACGTGCTTAAGGCCATGCGACGTCCCGCCCATCAGGAACGCACGCTGGAGCGGATCAAGGGTTGGCGCCGCGACTGCCCGGATCTGGTTCTGCGCTCGACCTTCATCGTCGGCTTCCCCGGCGAGACCGAGGACGATTTCGACTTCCTGCTCGACTGGCTGCAGGAGGCCGAACTCGACCGCGTCGGCTGCTTCAAATACGAGAACGTCGCGGGGGCCCGGGCGCAGGCGCTCGGCGATCATCTGGACGAGGACGAAAAACAGGACCGCTGGGAACGCCTGATGGAGGTCCAGCAGGACATCAGCGCCAGGCGACTTGCGCGGCTGGTCGGCCGCGACCTGGACGTGCTGATCGACGAGGCCGGCGACGCGGGTGGCCCGGCCGTCGGGCGCTGTTATGCGGATGCGCCGGAAATCGACGGCGCCGTGCGTGTATCCGGCGGGAAAAACCTGCGTCCGGGCGACATGGTCCGGGTCCGGATCACGGGCGCCGACGAATATGACCTGACCGGCGACGTGACGTCCCGGGGCTGA
- the hemA gene encoding 5-aminolevulinate synthase encodes MNYEKVFQDAVDKVKGEGRYRVFAHLERHSGNFPHATRHHPDGSTSDVVVWCSNDYLGQAQNKDVLAALAEAGARMGVGSGGTRNIAGTTYLHAELEKELADLHGKEAALLFTSGYVSNDAAISTIAQLMPDCIILSDELNHASMIAGIRHSGCAKKIYRHNDMAHLEEILQTLPKAAPKLIAFESVYSMDGDIAPMKEICDLADKYGAMTYLDEVHAVGLYGENGGGISEREGVADRITVIEGTLAKAFGLMGGYIAGSEAMVDAVRCAAPGFIFTTTLPPPLVAGAITSIRHVRATNDLRVRHQERAQRLKDLLVEAGLPVMPSVTHIVPLMVGDALRCKQATDMLLDDYGVYIQPINYPTVPVGTERLRITPSPFHDDKVMDDLVAALKDVWMRLQLQNAA; translated from the coding sequence ATGAACTATGAAAAGGTATTCCAGGACGCCGTCGACAAGGTGAAGGGTGAGGGCCGCTACCGCGTGTTCGCCCATCTGGAGCGGCATTCCGGGAACTTCCCCCACGCGACCCGCCATCATCCCGACGGTTCGACCTCGGACGTCGTCGTCTGGTGTTCCAACGACTATCTCGGCCAGGCCCAGAACAAGGACGTGCTGGCCGCTCTTGCCGAAGCAGGGGCACGCATGGGCGTCGGCTCCGGCGGCACCCGCAACATCGCGGGCACGACCTACCTGCACGCCGAGCTGGAAAAGGAACTGGCCGACCTGCACGGCAAGGAGGCGGCTCTGCTGTTCACCTCCGGCTACGTGTCCAACGACGCCGCCATTTCGACCATCGCGCAGCTGATGCCCGACTGCATCATCCTGTCGGACGAACTGAACCACGCGTCGATGATCGCCGGCATCCGCCATTCGGGCTGCGCCAAGAAGATCTACCGCCACAACGACATGGCGCATCTGGAAGAAATTCTGCAAACCCTGCCCAAGGCCGCGCCCAAGCTGATCGCCTTCGAAAGCGTCTATTCCATGGACGGCGACATCGCCCCCATGAAGGAAATTTGCGACCTCGCCGACAAATACGGCGCCATGACCTATCTGGACGAGGTCCATGCCGTGGGCCTGTATGGCGAAAACGGCGGCGGCATTTCCGAACGCGAGGGCGTCGCCGACCGCATCACGGTGATCGAAGGCACCCTGGCCAAGGCCTTCGGTCTGATGGGCGGCTATATCGCCGGTTCCGAAGCTATGGTCGACGCCGTGCGCTGCGCCGCCCCCGGCTTCATCTTCACCACCACCCTGCCGCCGCCCTTGGTGGCCGGGGCCATCACCTCGATCCGCCATGTGCGGGCGACCAACGACCTGCGCGTGCGCCATCAGGAACGGGCCCAGCGCCTGAAGGACCTATTGGTCGAGGCCGGCCTGCCGGTCATGCCGTCGGTTACCCATATCGTGCCGCTGATGGTCGGCGACGCCCTGCGCTGCAAGCAGGCGACGGACATGTTGCTGGACGACTACGGCGTCTATATCCAGCCCATCAACTATCCGACCGTGCCGGTGGGGACGGAGCGCCTGCGCATCACGCCATCGCCGTTCCACGACGACAAGGTGATGGACGACCTGGTCGCGGCGCTGAAGGACGTGTGGATGCGCCTGCAACTTCAGAACGCCGCGTAA
- a CDS encoding creatininase family protein gives MRLQLATWPEVETYLGASKGVIIPVGSTEQHGPTGFIGTDALCPEILAFGLSERRAAEGREVMVAPTLSIGMAQHHLGFAGSVTLRPSTMIAMVQDIVNSLAKHGFERFFFLNGHGGNIATLNAAFSEIYAEHSLGRAGDNRPPVRCTLVNWFDCDSVMKISAETFGDDDGAHATCGEVSLTYYGFQKDAARVQGASMTPGRAGDGPIFDCDDYRRRFPDGRIGSDPRKATIEAGEILYNAAIEEIGERYDAFVAAG, from the coding sequence ATGCGCCTGCAACTCGCCACTTGGCCCGAGGTCGAAACCTATCTCGGCGCTTCCAAGGGTGTGATCATCCCCGTCGGCTCGACGGAACAGCACGGCCCCACGGGCTTCATCGGCACGGACGCGCTGTGCCCGGAAATCCTCGCCTTCGGCCTGTCGGAACGGCGCGCCGCCGAAGGCCGCGAGGTGATGGTGGCGCCCACGCTGTCGATCGGTATGGCGCAGCACCACCTGGGCTTCGCGGGCTCGGTCACGCTGCGGCCCTCGACCATGATCGCCATGGTCCAGGACATCGTGAACTCGCTGGCCAAGCACGGGTTCGAACGGTTCTTTTTCCTCAACGGCCACGGCGGCAACATCGCGACCCTGAACGCCGCGTTCTCGGAAATCTATGCCGAACACAGCCTGGGCCGGGCCGGCGACAACCGCCCGCCCGTGCGCTGCACCCTGGTCAACTGGTTCGACTGCGACAGCGTCATGAAGATCTCGGCCGAAACCTTCGGCGACGACGACGGCGCGCATGCGACCTGCGGCGAGGTCAGCCTGACCTATTACGGGTTCCAGAAGGACGCCGCCCGCGTGCAGGGTGCTTCGATGACCCCCGGCCGCGCCGGCGACGGCCCGATCTTCGACTGCGACGATTACCGCCGCCGCTTCCCCGACGGGCGCATCGGCTCGGACCCCAGGAAGGCGACCATCGAGGCGGGGGAAATCCTGTACAACGCGGCGATCGAGGAAATCGGCGAACGCTACGACGCCTTCGTCGCCGCGGGCTGA